The Nicotiana tomentosiformis chromosome 9, ASM39032v3, whole genome shotgun sequence genome contains the following window.
tgaaaagtagcaaagtctaccccatgagactccaatatcttcatgttgtgcagtctatccttgcagcgatcaatgaaatccttgggatcctcgtgtcgctcaccccaaagacaggaggatgtagtctagtctatCTGTCAATTAATTTTtgaggatcagcggctacagctggACTGGGCATAGGTGTAGTtattgccactggctgggctccacccacgggtagtgcaccctgggtctgatatacggtaGTGGCTTATCCATGAGCCTgcgtggtaggggtctgtgctcccccgcccgcctgggaTATAGGTGGGTCTGCCGGAAttaaatcggcctgagtcatattgtccatgaaccgcagcatacgccccatgacatcctgaaatcctggtgcagatgtgaaatctaccggagctggctctgccacatgcacctcaccctgttcctcaataatgggattctctgctggacccactggcggcataactggaacagtcctgggacgtcctctccctctgtctcggcctctagcaactgggggagtagctcttccctggtttggaccctcattcgagcgcgttctcaccatctgtgagagaataagagaaggatatttagtattacATTAATTTCACGatggaaaatgaagaaaggtagtttcctaacaccatatagcctctctaagataagtacagacatctccgtactgatccacaagactctattaggcctcctcataacttgtgagacctacgtgaacctactaatctaataccatgttgtcacaacccaatttcacctataggtcgtgatggcacccaacactacagctaggcaagccaactaataaatgaagcatatatcgataaaatttaaaactaagaataataataagacaccaaattctaccaatatgtgtgccaatacctggtgtcacaagtgtatgagcatctagtagattatacaaaacctataatattgtctgaaataaaaatagacagaatgaaaaatacaaagagagacactagtagctgcagaacggctcagaaaggcagctcaccaccaTGCCCATGGATAACGTGAGTGTAGGACGATagatcccccactagtacttgcctcaggtcgtGCACAAAAAGTAcaccaagtgtagtatgagtacgtaaacaacgtgtacccagtaagcatcaagcctaatctcgaagtggtagagacgagatggccgactttgatactcactaagggtcagcaataataaatggaataaattataattattcaaatcagcatgattcatagagttaacaataattttattcaattagcagaaataataagaatccttcaaatgcaacaatttccaatctattaattaaatccttcaatttcaataaaaattccaatttatcaaatagctttacaagctgcaattcaatttcaaaaaaatttcaatttatcaaatagctttacaagctgcaataaactattcaagtatcgtgtaattattattattattattaagcacgatttctgttgAGGCCCGATCCATAATGTCGTGTACACttccgagggacgtgcggcacgatccatagatgcatctatcctgccgaggcgttcgacccgatccacatgaaaggaggacattttcttatgtacctccgaaataagagtatttattgaaAAATTTATTCGAggggataacaatttatttcaacaattaattgaTCTAAACAAAAATATAACATATGAGAATTTTGTCTTTTAATAtccttatctaacaattcacaataaattcatatatatatatatatatatatatatatatatatatatatatatatatatcaattaatattaattaaataaagaataccatttacacaagtaattcatgctttgagtcctaaaatacccggactttagcatttatagtagctacgcatggactctcgttacctcatgtgtacgtagcccccacaattagcgacaattatttaatttaatcacctatgaggtaatccccccccccccacaagattagacaagagacttaccttgtctcgaagtccacttttcgattatcgcgtcgcgtaaaattctcgatttgacgcctaaaaatccgaaactatccaaatattatacaaaataattaatatatgctcaataatttgaaattcatctattaactaaattatcctatacaaaatggtaaaattcctaaaattcacccagggtccacgtgctcggattccggatattttcggatgaaaacgttacccataatctcaagaactcaaatatataatttctatccaattccataaccattttcgtggttaaaatctcatttttataaaaatctaggtttttcacctaaacccttgatttctaagatttactagttataatctacccataatctatgtatttaactcaaaggatgtagaattaacttacctacaagttgttagttgaaaactcctcacaaagagctctgaaatcgctcaaacatggaggaaaaataaacaaaaatggactgagcttcgtccattttaaggttctgcccgacagatttttcgcacctgcggaaggtattcgcacctgcgggtttcacacctgcggaaaagcctcgctGATGAAGATTTTTCCTCTCAAACTAGCTCTGCACCTGCGGACGAGCTACTCACTTCTgtgcaagcgcaggtgcgcccattccttcgcacctgcgcattcctcCGCTTTTGCGCACAAGGCCATCGCACCTGTGCATTCACAGGTGCGCCAAATGCTTCGCATATGCAATGGCTGGGCAGGCTCCTCTTGTTCGGATctgcgattggtggctcgcacctgcagctATCCAAGCataggtgcgattatgacagtagctgggagcttcagtccttgctcaatttcccaaaattggtctCAGCCTCGtctggttaacactcgggaccccctggtcccgcccgaacataccaacaggtttaaaatcataaaacggactcgctcgaactctcgaaatgcgtAAATCAACaacaaatctaagaatcataccctaaaccaaattgattcaaatttaagaatttcaagttcttcaatttactttcaATGTGCAGAAATATAATTAAACTACCCGAAATTACAcaaaattttacgtgcaagtcttaaatcactatacggaactattcccaaactcaaaattccaaacggacttcaattactcaaaaacctactccaaaccaaatttaaagaattttaaaccttcaaatagttgatttttactattaagcgtcaaaatgctcccgggttatccaaaacccgattcggacctacgtccaagtccaaaatcatcatacgaacctattggaaccgtcaaatcccgattccggggtcgtcttctaaaaatgttgactgaagtcaaacttggccatttaAACCCAACTTAAGGAAcgaagtgttccgatttcaacccaaacacttccaaatcccgaaccaaccatccccgcaagtcataaattaattaaagaatgttcggggagttttattttagggaacaggtttctaaaagttaaaatgaccggttagtACATTACTTCAAACAGTATTataagttttgtataatctactagatgctcatactcTTGTGATACCAAgtcttggcacatacattggcagaatttggtgttatattatttttcttggttttaaattttatcgatatatgcttcatttattatttatcttgcctagctgtagtgttgggcgctattacaacttataggtgaaattggtgGTGACAGGGAAGCCAGCATTTACCGCACATTCAGCTCCTaccagtgcaccaccactctagagtcaCTACAGCAGTTAttcggcccgttcgggtcagctttagcttcagcagccacggcattaggatgggtgttatgagtttGGGAACATTAGTCAtattaggaggtattgccctaggttgtcgagtagcaaatctcggcaggattctcgtgccattatACCGCCACTGGTTGCTTTACCGCCtgctcatccagctagaggtaggggtcaggcagctagaggtggaggtcagattattagaggtagaggtcaggccgttagaggtggagtcTATCCAGTTAAAGGTCGTCCCAttgacgcagttcagagtggtggggcccagccccgattttatgcttttccagctaggcctgaagTAGAGTCATctaatgctgtgatcacaggtattattccagtttttcataaaatgcttcagttctatttgatctaggatatacttattcctatgtgtcgtcctattttgcttcatatttggttgtgccttgtgattctctgagtgcttctgtgtgtgtatctacaccagtgggagactctgttgtagtagatcaggtctatcattcgtgtgtggttactattggtagtcttgagactggtgtggatcttctacttcttgatatggtagattttgatgtcatcttaggtatggattggttgttaccttatcatgctatattggattgccatgccaagatggtgaccctagccatgATGGAGTTACatcagttagagtggaaaggaactcctggtcattctaccagcagggttatttcttatatgaaggcttggcgtatggtcgagaaagggtgtctagcctatttggcttatattcacgattCCAGTgaggatgttccttctatggattcagtaccagttgttcgtgaatttccagaagtatttcctgcagatttgccagggatgccacccgatagggatattgacttctgtattgatttagctccgggcactcactCCATTTCTATCCCATCATACCGTATAGCCCtgacagagttgaaagaattgaatgagcaattacaagactttcttgatccgggattcattagacccagggTCTcatcctggggtgcaccagtattatttgtaaagaagaaagatggttccatgcgaatgtgtatagattatcgacagttgaacaaggctacaatcaagaacaagtatccactgccaagaattgatgacttattcgatcagcttcagggtgccaaggtgttttcaaagatcgacttgaggtctggataccatcagttgaTGATTAGTGCATGTCCCTATGacaacttttcgaactcggtatgggcattacgaattcctagtgttcaaaccctatttggggcatgttgtatcggcagcagcagcatgttgtatcggcagtagcagcatttatggatttgatgaatcgagtgttcaaaccccatttggattcttttgtagttgtattcattgatgatatcttgatttactccaacagtcgagaggagcatgagcagcatcttcggagtgtgcttcagactttgaagaataatcagttatatgctaatttttcaaaatgtgagttttggttaaaccCAGtttcctttttggggcatgttgtatcggcagaaggcataaaggtagatcctaagaagattggggctgtttagaattggcctaaacccacttcagttacagagatccagatTTTCTtaggtttggtaggttattatcgtcggttcatggaagggttttcatctatagcaagcccattgaccagactgacccagaaaggtgtcctatTCAGATGGCCAGACGAATGTGTGTGAGTTGAGcattcagaaactcaagactgctttgactacgacgccagtgttggtgttacccaAAGGTTCATGAtattatacggtatattgtgatgcatctcacattgggcttggtgcagtattaatgcaagaggGCAGGGTGATTGGATACGCATCATGGAAAATGAAAGTTCactagaagaattatcatgttcatgacttagaattggcaccCATTGTTCATACACTGAAGATTTAgagacattacctttacggtatctcgtgtgaggtatttactgataaTCGTAGCTTAcaatatatgttcaaacaaaaggatctcaatttgaagtagagaagatggttggagctgttgaaggactatgatatcactattctgtatcacctcagaaaggccaatgtggtggtcgatgctttgagtagaaaggctgtgagtatgggcagccttgcttatattccgattggtgagaaaccattagctgtagatgtccagactttggctaatcagtttgtgaggttagatgtttcagcaCCTAGTCAGGTTACAtcttgcacagtcactcggtcttctttatataagCGCATCAGAGAGATAATATGATGAtcttcatttacttgtccttaaggacacggtgctgcacggtgatgccaaacaggttgttgtgggggaagatggagttcttggaatgcagggttgtatttgtgtgcctaatgtggatgggcttcatgaattaattctggaagaggcccaaaGTTCCAGGTATTCTTTTCATCCAAGttctgccaaaatgtatcaagatttgcgacaacattattggtggaggagaatgaagaaggttatagtttcatatgtagctcggtgtctgaattgtcagcaagttaagtatgagcaacAGAAACCTGGaagtttgctttagaagttagaaattcctgagtggaagtgggagcgtatcactatggattttgttgttggactcccacggactcagagaaaatttgacgcagtttgggttaatgtggacaggttgaccaagtcagcacattttattccatagcagttacctattcttt
Protein-coding sequences here:
- the LOC138898445 gene encoding uncharacterized protein is translated as MCIDHRQLNKATIQNKYLWPRIDDFSDQLQGSKVFSKINLRSGYHQLKIREFDFPKTTFRTKYGRYEFLVMSFVLTNAPTTFMDLMNRANVVEDALSRKAVSMGSLAYITVGERPLAAHVQTLANQFVRLSSSKSRQDSRAIIPPLVALPPAHPARGRGQAARGGGQIIRGRGQAVRGGVYPVKGRPIDAVQSGGAQPRFYAFPARPEVESSNAVITGMDWLLPYHAILDCHAKMVTLAMMELHQLEWKGTPGHSTSRVISYMKAWRMVEKGCLAYLAYIHDSSEDVPSMDSVPVVREFPEVFPADLPGMPPDRDIDFCIDLAPGTHSISIPSYRIALTELKELNEQLQDFLDPGFIRPRVSSWGAPDTVLHGDAKQVVVGEDGVLGMQGCICVPNVDGLHELILEEAQSSRYSFHPSSAKMYQDLRQHYWWRRMKKVIVSYVARCLNCQQVKYEQQKPGSLL